Below is a genomic region from Pseudopipra pipra isolate bDixPip1 chromosome 6, bDixPip1.hap1, whole genome shotgun sequence.
TTCCTAAGCTCCAACAGGACACGGGGAAGAGGTTCCTAAAAAACAGACACATACATATacaaactcctttttttttttaatgaaagcttaGATTCTGCACATCTTAAACAATAACCTGTctatcccccccccccccccaaaccttcCTCTTGGTTTATACACAAAAAAAGTTGGGATCCTTTGAATTTGGGAAAAGGCCTAATGTGAACTGTgttctttcagtgtttctttaGTAAAAGAAAGTTATGCTTCAGGAAAGTCGATATTCCCTGCTGCACAGCCTTCACAGTCTAAAGCAAGATAGGTACAGCCTGGAAACTGGGAATCTCAGAAGCGACAATAACTAAATCTCTCTAAAACCATTCTTCGGTATGACTGACTTCCTTCACATAAGCATCATAGAGTTAATTAGcggaaattaaaaagaaaggcaagaGTGTCATTGCAACCTCCTCTTGTGAGGATGGAGCTGTCACTCTCTCAGGTGGTCAGATGATTCTCCTGGAATATCTATATAGACAGAAGAAAGAGGAACAGTGCATACCTCCAGTGAACAACTCTCAGagaggattttttgttttttactattttttagGCCATCTGACCAAACCCAGCATTTTTGGCCTGCAGATCCCTCGTTGtgaatctgtttttctttttagcatGAGCGACTTTTCAGTGAACTTGTTTACATGACCAAACATGTTGGCAGCAGCAAACTCAGCATGGAAATTCAGTAACTGTTCCTTTCTGGCAGTATGAGCAGACTTCAGTTGAAATCATGGAAGAGCAGAATTCTCAGGAGTTTAATGGCAGCTTTggaagtggattttttttttaatattatttgtGCAGATTTAGTTAAAAACAAGAAATTGTAATGAATAATGGTTTTGCTGAAATGCAATTCATAACCATAAACTCTTTTGACCAAAATTCTTCAGGACAGATCTCTTTCCTTCAAGGTCAGTACGATGCTGGGTCATATTGCTGGAGCTGTGAGATCAGTATCTGCATTGCTTCTGCAAAAATTGTATTTGTCCTCTGTTTAAATAAATGCCACAGAGAGAAACAGTCAGTCATCAGCCATCTCTGCCCATATtctttcagtgtgttttgtcaGTTCTTGCTCAACTTTGAAGACACTTTGTAACTGGCTGAAAACAGAGCGTAAAAGCAAAGATTTTATCTCTTTCTTGCTGAAATTGTTTTACCACAGACAATGTAGACATGAGGATTATATTCTTTGGTAAATAATGAACAAGGAGCATCAGTGTAATGAAGACTAAGAGTTCAGTCTAAAATGCCAAGGCCCTTCTTCATAAAGACTAGTTTCTTTATAGGCACTTTGACAAAGGGTAGTAGTGTGTAAGTCTTCCTTTGACAGATGTTTACTGTGGATGTTTGGGAGAATGAGATAGCTATTCCatttgtaaatataaaaaagttTGTTGGAAAGACAGTAAATATTTCTAGAACCAAGAACAAAGTATGGCTGGTATTCAGAGGACCTGGCTAACATGATTGCCTGAAGCTTAACTCAGATGTGGCTGCTGCTAACAAACAAAGTGTAGAAGAATTTCAGGAACTGAGAATTAAAGATTAAGGTAATTTAAGCTCCCAACATTTCAAAGCATACAAAGCAAGTCAAAGGAGGAAAAGATCACCATGGATTACACACAACTTACTGAATATCTCTGCTTTTTGTGGTCAGTGTAGCCAAACCAAGCAAATATACTATTTCAATTCATAAGGAGaagacataaaatataaaaatgccaaCATATAGAAAAATGTCTTACATGCTCCCAAATAAATGTGGTACACTCTCTGAGAAAACAGATGTTTCCAACAAAGAAGTTCAAAGAAAGACAATAGTACAAGAAAAATAACcacctgagaaaaaaaagggaatcagAAGATTGTAGCCttactttcagaagaaacaaaagttctaaaacacaaaataaggATTcataaaacatgaaataaaacatatgAATTGAAGGAAACTACTGTTTTTGACTCACAGTAAATGATAAGAAACTGATCAAAACAACTTATTACACCACAACAGGATACTATGAAATTCACTGCAACTACATCTAACAACCAAAACAGCTGCAAGCTGCAAAAACACTGGGCATTCATGCACTCACTGATAAAAATTCACATGAGTACTATAAACAttgttctgagaaaaaaaaaaaaaaaggaaaaaaaaggcattttcccAACATGCCTCCTCAGTTTTTCAGATCTGTTACTTCAGATTCACTGAAAAACCTTTCccttctgcatttctttataAACACAGCACTAACTCTTCTTGTAATACAAAGGGGAGTTTGCCCAACTGGAGATGAGGGCAGATGTCCTGTGAGGCTTGAGCTTCCATGTGTGTTTTCTTACTCTGATCAAAGCAGTGGTTCTTCAGTTTGCTCTTCTGTGCCCCACCTTCCAAGTATAAGGAAGAGATGGGAGCTTATCTTCCCTTCTTTCAGTTGCCTTCCTTCTCCATAACCAGCAAGTGAGCATTTTCAAGGCGCTCTGTGTTTCATCCCTCACTCCTCAGCTTAGCCCTACCCTAAAACTAGTCTAACCTTCTTGGCTTAAGGTTGGGTATGATCTTCATAGGACCAACACATGCACTCATGCCCTGTTCTCCTCATTTATGCCAGATTTCTCCTTGGAATCCAAGCACATGGAGTCTGTAGGGATCCCACTGCTCTAGCCATGTGTTTAGTTTAGACTGATGattaagaaggaaaagatctggGAACATGGTGTTCCTGTTGAATCAAAACTCAGCATCCTACAAAGAGGAAGGCAAATACTGTCTTGACAGAAATGTCTCTGTAATAGAGTCTCCCTTCTCAGTTACTTGTCAATGAGAACCTAGTACAACTATGTTAAACATAAACATAAAGATCCACCCAAAAGAATGCAAAATGCATTCTGTTCTTCAGCTTCTGCCTTCCATTTGGAAGCCCAACTAATTTTGGTTTAGTAGTTATCTCAGGTCTTctacttttgcttttctttttggcCATAATCTAAGTCTAGGGAAGACCTTTCATTAATACTGTTTTATGAAAACTTTGTTTGACTCAAAGATTACAAGTAAGCCTTCTGATTCCTATTGTCAGCCCTCATTTATCCTATGTACTTTGTCAGGACCCTGAGTGCAGGAACAGGCCTTAATAGGCCAACAATCCCCACCTGCCCAACTTGCAAGGGCTCAGGAGCCCCACTTAAACTGAGCCCTGGGGCTTCAGACCATGCCTGACCTATGTATTAGGAGTATGGGTCTCCAGCTCAGACATGACTGTGTCAAGCCATGTTCATCAGGACCTGGAGTTATAGACTGACTTCCTAGCTTTAGCTCAGTCTTTTCTTACCAGTATGGACCTGTATGGCAATCACTAGGTTATATCTGACCCGAGTTCTCCTCATTGCACCTGACCCTAACCTGTGGACTGCCTTCCCAGCTTGACCTTGGACCTGCTTTGTTGCTTGCCTGTACATCCTGGCTGAATGTGGTGTGCCCTGCTTGCTTTGCTCAGGTACTGTGGGCAGTGAGGCTCTGCCCTACCAGCTGTGTTATCGTGCTTGGCTCCTGCCCCTGATGGAGCAGCCAGTCCCACTGCTCCCAATGCCTTTCTGTTTTACCTTCAAAATAAACCCGGTATTTCTACAAAAATACGCCGCCCGACAAAACTAAGTGAAacgtttttttctttgttaatgcTACAAAATCCCATGAttaattctctgattctattcattaaatattatttcttttggatTCAACAGACTTCTATTTTCTCCTGTGGTTTGCAAGCTGAATTAAGTCTCACCAGGTATATGTTCTCATTTCAATATGCAGAGTATTAGTTCTTTCTCCTTATTACCAGTTCTCACGAATTCTTTCCCCTTATTATTAACAGTCCTCATGACTGGAATTTAGCTTGAAACCCTTCTAAAGCTGAGAACAGTCGCTTCCCTCCCCCCTCAAAGAGCTGCTGCTAAAACTAACTAACCAATCAAACCCTCAGCTGAGCTATTTGCTGTGTCCTTTCCTATACTATGCCAAAGGTTAAGCATAACACTGAATTTATACAGATTGGGATCTAGccaaaaaatattacaaatcaCTTTGTCTGGTGTTATGCCTTAGCTTTCAAAGGCCTTGTGTTTGTTATAATAACTCCTCAATTTTTCTACATTCTTCTCTTCATAACCATAGTCTCAGGCCTATGCTTAATATAGAGGAGAAGACCCATGGTTGGGTCTTTTAACCTGCTTGGTTAAATCATAAACCCTCCTCCCTTTCCAACTCCAACAGTTCAGAGAAAAGACAGGCTTTCTAAGTAGAAATAAGTCCCACATTCCAATCCCTTTTCCTCAGAATCTTAAGTGCAAATGCAGGCTTTACACTTAGCACACTGCCAAGCCATATATTAATTTGTACTGAAATCCTTCTCTTTGACATCTAGGTtggtattttaaagaaaataggCTCTCTGTGGTAACTATTTCATTTCCCATCATTACCACTAACCTCAAGATAAGAAAATGCAATATAGCCATGCTTGAGTCTTTTAGCTCCACAAGAAGTTTATTCCCTTATAGATCAACTGGGACCTCACCACCTGTAAGAATAGAAAGAATAGCAGTTAGTCAAGAGAACTGTCCCAGGGATAATTAGCTATTCATTAGCTATGTAGCTATTCATGTCGACATCTTTCATCAGAACTACACTAACGGGTATTTAAACTTCATGAAAGGTAATGAAATCCTCATTCAACTGAATTCAAGTGCAAAACCTGGCAGTCGGGGTTTTGTTCAGGTTGGCTCTGCCTGCGGTGCCGGGCGCCATCTTGTGTCGCTTTTGGGCCTTTAGTTCAATAGGcattaaaacaataattttaaaaaaagcagcatggccTAAGGTGTAGTTGCTCTGTGCCAGAGAACTTATATTATATGCTGACTCTTGGGGGCTCTCGGCAGTGTCTCTTTTCACTAACGATATCTGCAGCTTCGTGCACTTAGTCATCAGCTGTCCTGAATATAACCCAAAACACCAGCTTCTAACACTTAATTTTAACACCAAACATAGCAGGATAAGCCAtcataaatttaattttgcagTGGCTTTTATATACTGCCTCACATGTACCTACTACATCCCCCAGGAAAAATGGCAGAAGGTCCTACGTGTATATACTTATTTACATcccaaaaaagaaatgtaattgCTTTAgcatctttcattttttattggACGTCcctttttaaattctattttagccttctttttttaactACAGCTGGATGAATGTGAATTTTGgccactgctgctttctctATGAGAAACAGTGGTTATCTCATGACTTTGGGAATACAGCCATTTAGTAGTAAGTTTTCATTTCACAAATAACACTACGCAGTTACTGAATTAACTAACACAGAGCACATCACACCACACAGTTCCTGAATTCAGGCAAACACGTTCTGCACACACAAATTCTCCCAACGTCACTGCGGTGCTGCCACTGAATGGCACACACCTGGCCGGATAATTTTTTTGCTCAATTCAAATGATCTTTTGGCTTCATTAAAGGATTTTACCCAGTAGATCATAGAACAAcagaatgttaaggggttggaatgaaccttgaagatcatctagttccaacacacaccccccccccccgacatGGGATAATAAGAACATAATATTTCCTAATAATTTAATTCAATAGAAATAAGTCAGTCAGTCATGTTTATGTATTAGCATATACTGGTTTTAAATACATGCATATCAGTTGTTGGAGGCTGTTACACAACCCAGTAGCCTCTATTGGTATTTCCCTCGACGCAGCCCCTGTCCAAGCACAGCAGTTTGGGTCTCTCCCCCCGCGAGGGAACCGAGAGCCCCTCGGCGCCGCCGCCATTTCGAACGAGGCCGCCCCCGCCAACGAGTGGCGCGCGCCCGAGCCAAGATGGCGGCCGGCCAAGGCGCCCGCCCCGGATGCGGCCGCGCGCCCCGGCAGCCTTTGGCGCGGGCCGGAAGTGGCGGCGGTGCCGGTGGGGGCGATggcggcgggcgggcagcgGGGCGGGACCGCGGCACCCGCCGCCTCCCGGCGCCGCGGCGCGGGCTGAGGGGAGCgggccgcccgccgccgccctccCGCTCCCTCCTTTTCCGCCGGAGCAAGGTAAGGGGCTCCTGGCGCCGGGGAAGGACCGGTTGGCGGCGAGGCGCGTCTCGCCTGGAGCAGCACGAGTCCGGCGGGCGGTGGAGGGAGGAGACCCCAGTGGGGGTGAACGGGTCCGGTAACCATTACGGCTGTCCCCAAAAGCTGCGAGTTACAATGGGGTCTGGAAACGGAGAGTAAGAATGAGAAAACTCCTGAGTGCTTCCTCGTTTGGTGTAACCCGGAGCTAAGGCTGCTCTTCTGACCACTGCTCAAGGGCAGGATCAAAATCCGCAGCTGTTTACCTTCTTAAATCCGCTGCTGTTTTAATAGTGCTTGTGCTTTCAGTATGTAATTGCCTTCCGAAGATTTATTTTCTTCGAAGGCGACAACTCGTGAGCCAGCTTGGCAATGCCGAACTGCTGGAAAAAACATCCAGTGGCTTATTTGCTGCGTAAACGTGGACTCGGGGGTTCGAGTGTTACCCAGTAGATTAACAACTTCTTACCCAAATTTTTCAGGTGTCCTACTAAAACTATTGACTCAGGGTATCAAAGGGAAATAATGCAGTTAAGTTATGTAGAAGGATCATCTAAACAAGAAATAGCGATCATAGAAATAAGTAATGGTATTCTCAGGTATTTACTATTCTTTCCCAGGTGTTTAATATCCTTGTATGCGTGACTGTTTTAACCACCATGAACACAGCAGTGTGAGGGCCAGAACAATTTCTCCAGGGCTACCCTGACCAGATTCTGTAAGGTCAGGATTAAGGATACCCTTCAAGATTGCTAACCAAATAGTCGAGCTCAGAAAGGGTGATTTAGAAAGGggtagtgattttttttattgcttctgGTAAAAATCTCATACTTCCATGAATTGTCATTGTTCTGTATGCATAATTCATTCTTAAATATGCGTTTCTGCCTAATGTTTTAAGGCTTAATGGGTTCTCTTAAAACAGCATTACATAGGTGGATTTTACCCCTCTCTTAAAAAAGGTAGGAAAAGTAAAAGCCGAAGTCTGAAAAAGCCTGTTTGTTAGGGGAGCCCTAATCAGCTGCAGTGgttctccctgccctgagcaAGGGCCGTTTTGAGGGAAAGAGGTGATGACTTTGTATGGAGGTACTTCAGCTGGACTGTTTGTGACTGGATTGAAGAGTGTTTCCAGTCACCTAGATCCCATGCTGCCAGCTGGAGATTTGAAGCAGCTAAAATTAGGCCCAGTAGTATCTGTGGTGCTCCAATAATTTGTGCTTTTCCTGAAAAGTGCCAGTGGAAGGGTGTCTGGTTTGCTCTGCACTGAGGCATTGAACAGTAGAGGTGTGCAGCTCCATTCTTCTGAAAGGGCTGTGGCAACTGTccacacagggacagcaggaataCAGTTAGGTGCAAGGAACATGCTTATAGTGCCTTCACGTGTGCAAATACATACCTTTGGTACATATCTTCTGATGTTCTAATTGAAAACATATGGTTCATAGATAGGCACTCCGCTAGAGCTTAATACAACTGGACATTGCTACACCACAAACAAGCAGTGATGTTCCTGTTACTGGCTGTCTAGCAGAACATTTGTCTTGCAGACATCAAAGAACTTTCCAGACTTTAATATTTATAGAAAATCTTGTGTTATCCCACCCTGCATCTAGAGACACTGAGGGCAAATGGGGTAAGTAATCTGCCCAATTGATGACTTTTGTTGTGTTCACTCTGTCTTTTGACTGGGTATATCCTGACAGCCAGCAGGCTCTAGAATAGCCAGAGCCATCAATAGAGCTCTGTAGGTCCTTACCATTAACCTGTCACTGGCAGAGTACTGTCATTTTCTATGAAGCAGAGAGAACTCGAGTCTTCAGAAattgctgtgtgtgctgtttaAACTAATGTGTAATGAAAAGTTATAGAAAGTTAAGTTACAAGAACCAAGGTTCATCTGTGTCTCTCCTCTTTCCCAAGCTGTACTAAATGTTTATGTCACCTTTTGTTCCAGGTGCAGAGCATGGAGAATGATGAACTTCCGCCAGAGGATGGGATGGATTGGTGTGGGGCTGTACTTGTTAGCAAGTGCTGCGGCTTTTTATTATGTCTTTGAAATCAATGAGACTTACAACAAACTAGCACTGGAGCACATTCAGCAACATCCGAAGGAGCCACAGGAAGGAACCACATGGACGCACTCCTTAAAAGTACGACTGCTATCCTTGCCTTTTTGGCTGTGGactataatatttttaataccaTATTTACAGATGTTCTTGTTTCTCTATTCCTGTACAAGAGCTGACCCCAAAACTGTTGGGTACTGCATCATTCCTATCTGCTTGGCTGTTATTTGCAATCGTCATCAAACATTTGTGAAGGCCTCTAATCAGATCAGTAGATTACAACTGATTGACACTTAGCTCAAGTTCTagtttctcttgctgttttGAAGCAATTGCATATGCCTGATCTAATCACAAGACTGAAGTTCTGAGTGAAGGCCGGAAAGAGCCTTTTCTTTCAAACTGATAAGCAATGAAGAGAGTGActgttttctatttaaaaaaaaaaagtaattataaaGGTTTTTTAATTATGGGTCTATCAAGCAGCCAGAGTGGGAGAGCCCTGTGTGACATGTGATGGAAGTATTCCTCATTTTGCCTTAATGATGCAAAATCACAACACTCCATCTGAAACGTCCTGTGGGGAAACGAGTTTCTGGTCCACAGCTTTACTCCTCTGTGCAAAAAAGTGATTTCCCTTGGAGTAAAATCAATGAAAAGATGCTGCTTTTGTGGtaaatgtaaaaggaaaaaaatatgagaacGTGATTATAAAAGCTGCACTTAACacaattccttttcttttttctttttgctaagTAATATCTACATCagtgctgtttttaatgaattttttaaaaataagtttagaTATAAAAACAGGAAGCAAAGAATAAAGTCTGTGCAAacatttaaagggaaaaagtaCTGTTTTTCCTGTGGTAGCCTACTTTTTTTCAGTGACCACAACAGTGCAGTAAGTAGGCAGTGAGGAGTGGCATAAGCCTGGAGCTTGGTGCTTCAAGCTGTTTTCCTATGACATCAAAAACAGCTTATGCTGTAATGGGCCTGTAGTCTGCACAAAAattcttttatgttttcttctatTATCTCACTTGATAAAATTGCTGACATTTATGACCATTCTAACTTCAGACATGATGCAAAAACGTGTTCCGGGAGCACTGACGTAATTAGGGAAAACTTTGAATTTGGGAAAGTTAACTGGTATTATGTTGGAGAGATGCTAGAAACAGGTTGTAAGACAAGTAATCATGGTTCTTCTAGAAATTCAAAGAAGTAAGATACTTTCTTCTTGTTCTTGTAATGAATGCAAATTTCTTCTGTCACACTGAAATTTCGCTGAGATTTCTTGTCATAAATTCAACCTctatttttcagtgctgttttggCATAGCTTTTAAGTCTAACTGCTGTATTGTATATTTTGAATAAGAGTGAAATCTGTTCTTTCCTCTTGTCCCTTTTTACTTCTTAGAATAACTAAATCTTTGACCCAGCCATGATGGAAGTAACTTTACAAATACGAAAACAGTGCAAAATACACTCTTTAGAAGCAGTAGGCCCAAAAGAATTATGAGCTAAACTCCTCAATTGTAATTTCAACTGTATGTGATTGTCCATACCCAGTCATCACAAATGATAATCCATTTCTGATTGCATTAAGGGAATCCTGGGAATATCAGCTTTCTCTCACTTTGGAAAGAGAACActattttcagttttgctgtGTTTAAGCATGGCAGTTACAACACTTCAAACTTTCTGCTTGCATTTGGAGATGTTTTGAGACACTGGTTTCAATTGTCAGCATCGGTGCTTGGACCTGAAAACAATGTAGCCTTTACAAGAAGGTTTTGAGTTCTAAGTGCAATATGAAAAGGAGGGAGCTGCCATCTCAGTATGCTGGAGTAAGAGTAAATTATAAACTCTGATGAGTAGTTATTATCTTTGGAATCAGAGCTTTTAAGTTGTGTTGTTTCTCAACTTTTAAAATCACCATGCTATTtatctataaaataaaaacttttcaaaGTTTATAAACAGAAGTCTGTTAATGCAGATGCATAtcaaaggcttttcttttttggttttgggttggttttttttgtgtatgtttgtTGCCagacagcagtgctggctgccaGCTGCTGTAGCTGTCCTTCCCTCAGGATGTGTGTTCAGTTCATCTTTTTTGTTGTCCTTTTGTGCTCTGTGCCCTTGTTGGTAGCATGGAGTTTTGGGACTGGCTGGATAAAACCAAATCCCTTTGTCATTTCTTCACCTGTGTATTAGAAAGAGATACCTCTGGCCGGACTGTTTGTAACTTGGTGCCATAGTTTTAATCTGAGCAGTTAAATCTGTGTccaaatggaaatatttaaagaGTTATTTAAAGAATTAAAGAGGAAgcataaaaaatagaaaatggtAGTAAGAACTGCCTAAGTTTCTGTTGTGCAAGCATGTGACCCTTAGCAAACTCATCAGCATGCCTGGTGGGATGAGCCAAGCTGTCTGGATGTGGAGCACGTGCTGAGCACAGTGGTGACTTACAGAAAGGTGGTTTGTGTTTGTAGACTTTTCCGTCAGAAGCCTGGCTTTGGATTACAGGTGTTGGCAGTCATGAGCTTTTCAACTAACTACAGAAAGATACAAAATCTAATTTAAGCAAATACTGTGTCTGTAAGGACTTGAGCTTGAAGTTGAAAGCAGCAGTGGAGAGAATTAGTTTCAACTATCAACATAGTATATAGGAATACTAGACAATAGGAGTAGGAGAAGAGCAAAGTTAGCTCTGCTGATGCTTCCAGCGCTTTTGGCACCAGGAGAACATCAAGAGATGAAGTCTTACTGACAGAGTAAGTAAAGactataaaaattaataataaattggATTTTATTGTAGTCTCTTAAAAAATTAGTGAAATAACTTGAAGCTTAATTATTATGAAGATTTGTAGGTAGTGTCAATGCTAATTAGTTCTGAATCACAAAATTTGTGCCTGTAACACAAATTGACATAATCTGCAAGCTTTTGGGATAATCAAGCTCAAGTAAATTTTACAACCTCTTTAAAGACTACAGTACTTCTCAATTAGTTCTTGATCATAACTGGCAGATAATGGCACAAGTATGTTTCTAGGGCAGTGGCATTAATCTAGTATAAGATTAGCTTATGCTAGAACTTGCTTATACAAATCTATTTAGTTGTTTCCACTGACTAGGCAGTAAAGATGAATTGCTGTAACTTTCACTTGGGGTGGGAAAGCTATTTTTACTCATAGTCTTTTGACTGAAAATGAGTTACCTCAAACCTGATGTTGAAGAGCTTCCTACAGCAGAAGCTGGAATAATAGAAGCAGTAACAAAGTCCTCAGAAGATTGCTAAACTCTACTAGCTTAGTAATCATTCAGAGCTTTAACTTTCTGCCAACAAAGTGAGTAGTTGTAGCACAAGGGTGATTAATATTCGTCTGTGTGCCACCTACcctggatttctttttattgcattttgtCTCAAGATAAAGCATTGGCAGACTGCTTGAACATCACGTGGGCAGTCTCAGTTTCTTTAGCTGCTTGACCTTCACCTGACAGTGCCTTCCTGTCTGCCACGTATGTGTTTGTGAGTGCTACTGAGCCTGTTCTTCACTTCCTGCCATGGGGGAGCAGGTCTAATGAAGAGCATAGCATCAGGCTGCAGCCCTTCAAGCTTGGGACCGAAGTAAGTTGCAATAAATATGTTCCTTATGACATGtctcttccagcagcaaagtAAAACTGCAAGCttggtttttaattaaaaatataaagattGACTTATCCCTGGAACAAAACTTTCCAGTTTGTGCAGGATACCTATTAACTCCCCATATTTTCTCTTGCCTAGTCCATTGTTTTCTTAAATGGATGTTCTCTAGTTTATTATTCTATTAAGTTTCtaaaaaaatgctgcttttcatgTGCCAGTCTTTGAGAACCTGTTTTCTATATATGACCTAATGCATGAAAGCAGTTTAATAACTTTATCACATAGTTAAATTTTAAGAACGGACTCATCTTAGCTCTCCTTAAGGCTAACCCTATGGTGCAGGTTTCTTCTGGGAAGAAAGAACATGCTACAGCCATAAGAAGGTACTTCTGCTCAAGTCAGTCCTCAAAGTGAGTAGAACTGATGACTAATACCTTTGGCTAGTGGTTGTGCCCAGAACCACTCTTCAGTTGTTTACACCTTTGAGTGTTAGCCTCTTTACCACATGTTAAGCCCCATGATGTCCTAACTGCCA
It encodes:
- the LYSET gene encoding lysosomal enzyme trafficking factor isoform X1 — translated: MGCRAWRMMNFRQRMGWIGVGLYLLASAAAFYYVFEINETYNKLALEHIQQHPKEPQEGTTWTHSLKVRLLSLPFWLWTIIFLIPYLQMFLFLYSCTRADPKTVGYCIIPICLAVICNRHQTFVKASNQISRLQLIDT
- the LYSET gene encoding lysosomal enzyme trafficking factor isoform X2 — encoded protein: MMNFRQRMGWIGVGLYLLASAAAFYYVFEINETYNKLALEHIQQHPKEPQEGTTWTHSLKVRLLSLPFWLWTIIFLIPYLQMFLFLYSCTRADPKTVGYCIIPICLAVICNRHQTFVKASNQISRLQLIDT